A section of the Stenotrophomonas sp. 364 genome encodes:
- a CDS encoding DUF5906 domain-containing protein: MSANYDDVLCQLHDAGLILDTLDVSGRMVRCKVEGSRERRGWYVLHELNTGNGDLLIVGTFGVWHGNDNGAQKVELRKRDSSFSQEQREALKRRLAEDRKRAEAARLEQNKRAAARASAAWSRALPEGEADYLVEKAVQPFGLRYGRSGVALVPLLDVNGSVHGLQVLRSAKQAQAAGKPAKEYWPAGLAKKGHFHLIGGTPQWVLLVAEGYATAATLHMATGYPVAVAFDAGNLMAVTAILAKRYRAAKVLVCGDDDALQKCRSCKSRLVLAEAPEICPTCSTPHGASNAGLLGAEAAALDVSGAVLLPAFADEAGRRERFIEHGRKVSDFNDLHVLEGLHVVRSQVEARITELSWRPRSETRAPSNSTTGGEGLAPLKPIDSLDELLERFALVYGQGGTVFDHKEHMLMALGDMGHACVRRELHRAWMEHPARSIVRVREVDFDPSGLKEGVTCNLFAGWPTTPKAGDCDKLLHLLWHMCGNEANQKALYDWVLRWLAYPLQHPGAKMKSTIVIHGPQGTGKNMFFDEYMKLFGDYGRVLDQAALEDKFNDWASRKLFLLADEVVARTEVYHLKNKLKALITGDRIRINPKNIQAYEEDNHANLVFLSNEAMPVVLEEDDRRHAVIWTPEKLTQDFYLEVMAEIRNGGTAALHDYLLRLDLGDFSNGTNPPMTDAKRELIGLSQDSPQRFLDELYGNDIPGVKPRPALSKEWYELYKVWCGREGVRPAPNPKFVNALVRKRQIIHPDRARKRYVVAQTTHGPHGFLMLGATEATDGRSEQAFLGDEVQAFRTSFSDYKGRA; this comes from the coding sequence ATGTCCGCCAATTACGATGACGTGCTGTGCCAGTTGCACGATGCTGGTCTGATCCTCGACACCCTGGACGTCAGCGGCCGCATGGTTCGCTGCAAAGTGGAGGGGTCGCGCGAGCGCCGCGGCTGGTATGTCTTACACGAGCTCAACACCGGTAACGGTGATCTGCTGATCGTTGGCACCTTTGGTGTGTGGCACGGCAACGACAACGGCGCGCAGAAGGTTGAGCTGCGCAAGCGCGACAGCTCTTTCAGCCAAGAGCAGCGCGAGGCGCTCAAGCGCCGCTTGGCCGAGGACCGTAAGCGCGCCGAGGCTGCACGGCTGGAGCAGAACAAACGAGCTGCCGCGCGTGCGAGTGCTGCGTGGAGCCGGGCGCTGCCTGAGGGCGAGGCGGACTATCTGGTTGAAAAGGCAGTGCAGCCGTTCGGTCTTCGTTACGGCCGCAGTGGCGTCGCCTTGGTGCCGCTGCTCGATGTAAACGGCTCGGTGCATGGCCTGCAGGTGCTGCGTAGCGCAAAGCAGGCGCAGGCTGCCGGCAAGCCTGCCAAGGAGTACTGGCCTGCCGGCCTGGCCAAGAAGGGGCACTTTCATCTGATCGGCGGCACACCGCAGTGGGTCCTGCTGGTGGCTGAGGGCTACGCAACAGCGGCAACACTGCACATGGCCACCGGGTACCCGGTGGCCGTGGCCTTCGACGCCGGGAACTTGATGGCCGTGACTGCGATCTTGGCAAAGCGCTACCGCGCGGCCAAGGTCCTGGTCTGCGGCGATGACGACGCGCTGCAGAAGTGCCGCAGCTGTAAGTCGCGCCTGGTGCTGGCAGAAGCCCCAGAGATTTGCCCAACCTGCTCTACGCCCCATGGGGCATCGAACGCAGGGTTGCTCGGCGCGGAAGCTGCGGCGCTCGATGTCAGTGGTGCAGTGCTGCTGCCTGCGTTCGCCGACGAGGCCGGTCGCCGCGAGCGGTTCATTGAACACGGGCGCAAGGTCAGCGACTTCAATGACCTGCACGTGCTGGAAGGGCTGCATGTTGTACGCAGCCAGGTTGAGGCCCGCATCACGGAGCTTTCGTGGCGACCCCGTAGCGAAACCCGCGCGCCTTCCAACTCCACCACCGGGGGCGAGGGGCTGGCCCCGCTCAAGCCCATCGACTCGCTCGATGAGCTTCTGGAGCGCTTCGCGCTGGTGTACGGGCAGGGTGGCACGGTGTTCGATCACAAGGAACACATGCTCATGGCGCTGGGTGACATGGGGCATGCGTGCGTCCGGCGCGAGCTGCACCGCGCGTGGATGGAACACCCGGCGCGATCGATTGTGCGCGTGCGCGAAGTGGACTTCGACCCGTCTGGCCTGAAGGAGGGGGTTACCTGCAACCTGTTCGCTGGCTGGCCTACAACACCCAAGGCAGGCGACTGCGACAAGCTCCTGCATCTGCTTTGGCACATGTGCGGTAACGAGGCCAATCAGAAGGCGCTGTACGACTGGGTGCTCAGGTGGTTGGCGTACCCGTTGCAGCACCCTGGTGCCAAGATGAAAAGCACCATCGTTATTCATGGCCCGCAGGGCACCGGCAAGAACATGTTCTTCGACGAGTACATGAAGCTGTTCGGCGACTACGGGCGTGTGCTTGATCAGGCGGCACTGGAAGACAAATTCAACGACTGGGCCAGCCGCAAGCTGTTCCTTCTGGCCGACGAAGTGGTGGCGCGCACCGAGGTCTACCACCTCAAGAACAAGCTCAAGGCACTGATCACCGGCGACCGGATCCGCATCAATCCGAAGAACATCCAGGCTTACGAAGAGGACAACCACGCCAACCTGGTGTTCCTGTCCAACGAGGCGATGCCCGTAGTGTTGGAAGAAGATGACCGCCGGCACGCGGTCATCTGGACGCCGGAGAAGTTGACGCAGGACTTCTACCTGGAAGTGATGGCTGAGATCCGCAACGGCGGCACGGCCGCGCTGCACGACTATCTGCTGCGCCTGGACTTGGGAGACTTCTCCAATGGCACCAATCCACCTATGACGGACGCGAAACGGGAGCTGATCGGCTTGAGCCAGGACAGCCCGCAGCGCTTTCTGGATGAGTTGTACGGCAACGATATCCCGGGCGTCAAACCTCGCCCGGCGCTGTCGAAGGAATGGTACGAGCTCTACAAGGTCTGGTGCGGCAGGGAGGGTGTGCGGCCCGCGCCGAACCCCAAGTTCGTCAATGCGCTCGTGCGCAAGCGGCAGATCATCCATCCCGACCGGGCGCGCAAGCGCTATGTGGTTGCGCAGACGACCCACGGGCCGCACGGCTTCCTGATGCTGGGGGCGACCGAGGCAACCGACGGGCGCAGCGAGCAGGCGTTCCTGGGCGACGAAGTGCAGGCCTTCCGGACTTCCTTCAGTGACTACAAGGGGCGCGCATGA
- a CDS encoding DNA cytosine methyltransferase, translating into MADGSRSFNFPLPQRSRLRPGEIVVDLFAGGGGASEALKQALGQDPALAYNHDALAIGMHAANHPLTSHHREDIWHADPRIDVAGRAIGWFHASPDCTHFSQAKGGQPRSRKTRALSWVVLKWIGMLLRADLVDGTNTAPRIFSMENVWQILTWGPLIAKRCKATGRVLKMDGTVAARGERVPVEHQQLVPDKSRTGRTWRQFVAALRALGYSVEWRKLVASDYGAGTSRERLFLLGRRDGEPIVWPAASHGTAPGQKPRVSAADCLDFSIPCPSVFGRKRPLADATMRRIAKGTVRHVIQSADPFIVPVPANCADNSAAAAAFIAEHANASNQRTMDAGEPLRTVCAGVKGGHFSVVTPILAGVGGRAGQSEPRSGADPLYTMTAKADTALVAPVLVQTGYGERAGQAPRALDLQQPLGTIVAGGVKHAVAAPHLVKFRGDSIGTPATEPVPTITSGAGAARPAGAAHALGVAAASLVTLRRNMVGADARTPLATVAAQAGHHALSTAFMVQAAHGEGRLGGVQRWGAGSKDAREPVGTVTASGNGGHAVAEAELAELSPEHQEGALRVAAFLIKYYGTGANVPSLSDPVDTITTRDRLALVTVVIKGTPYVIVDIGLRMLKPHELYRAQGFPADYIIDRTANGTPLTTSAAVRMVGNSVSPPPLRALAVANLDPVAAPMAVAA; encoded by the coding sequence ATGGCTGATGGCTCCCGCTCCTTCAACTTCCCCCTGCCCCAGCGCTCCCGCCTGCGGCCCGGTGAGATCGTGGTCGACCTCTTCGCCGGCGGCGGCGGCGCCAGCGAGGCGCTCAAGCAAGCACTGGGCCAGGACCCGGCGCTCGCCTACAACCACGACGCGCTGGCCATCGGCATGCACGCGGCGAACCACCCGCTCACCAGTCACCACCGTGAGGACATCTGGCATGCTGACCCGCGCATAGACGTGGCCGGCCGCGCGATCGGCTGGTTCCATGCTTCCCCGGACTGCACCCACTTCAGCCAAGCCAAGGGCGGCCAGCCGCGCAGCCGGAAGACCCGCGCCCTGTCATGGGTCGTGCTGAAGTGGATAGGCATGCTGCTGCGCGCTGACCTGGTCGACGGCACCAACACCGCGCCGCGCATCTTCTCGATGGAGAACGTTTGGCAAATCCTGACCTGGGGCCCGCTGATCGCCAAGCGCTGCAAGGCCACCGGCCGCGTCCTGAAGATGGACGGCACCGTTGCAGCACGCGGCGAGCGCGTGCCGGTCGAGCATCAGCAGCTGGTGCCGGACAAGAGCCGCACCGGCCGCACCTGGCGGCAGTTCGTTGCCGCGCTGCGTGCGCTGGGCTACTCGGTCGAATGGCGCAAGCTCGTGGCGAGCGACTACGGCGCCGGCACCAGCCGGGAACGCCTGTTCCTGCTTGGCCGCCGCGACGGCGAGCCGATCGTGTGGCCGGCGGCAAGCCACGGCACCGCGCCAGGCCAGAAGCCGCGCGTATCGGCCGCCGACTGCCTAGACTTCAGCATCCCCTGCCCGTCCGTCTTCGGTCGCAAGCGGCCGCTGGCCGACGCCACCATGCGCCGCATCGCCAAGGGCACCGTGCGCCACGTGATCCAGTCGGCGGACCCGTTCATTGTGCCGGTGCCGGCGAACTGCGCGGACAACAGTGCGGCCGCCGCAGCCTTCATTGCCGAGCATGCCAACGCCAGCAACCAGCGCACCATGGACGCGGGTGAGCCGCTGCGCACCGTTTGCGCCGGGGTGAAGGGCGGCCACTTCTCGGTGGTCACTCCGATCCTCGCCGGCGTCGGCGGCCGTGCCGGCCAGTCGGAACCACGCTCGGGCGCTGACCCGCTCTACACGATGACCGCGAAGGCGGACACCGCCCTCGTGGCACCGGTTCTGGTGCAGACCGGTTACGGAGAGCGCGCTGGCCAGGCGCCGCGCGCACTGGACCTGCAGCAGCCGCTGGGCACGATCGTGGCGGGCGGCGTGAAGCATGCAGTGGCGGCCCCGCACCTGGTGAAGTTCCGGGGCGACAGCATCGGAACACCTGCCACCGAGCCTGTGCCGACGATCACCTCAGGTGCTGGTGCTGCGCGTCCGGCAGGCGCGGCGCATGCCTTGGGCGTAGCTGCTGCCTCGCTGGTCACACTGCGGAGGAACATGGTCGGTGCCGATGCTCGCACGCCGCTGGCTACGGTGGCCGCTCAGGCAGGACACCATGCGCTGTCAACGGCCTTCATGGTGCAAGCCGCACACGGCGAAGGCCGCCTTGGAGGTGTCCAGCGTTGGGGTGCCGGCAGCAAGGATGCACGCGAGCCGGTGGGCACGGTCACCGCAAGCGGGAACGGGGGCCATGCCGTCGCCGAGGCAGAGCTGGCAGAGCTATCGCCCGAGCACCAGGAAGGCGCGCTGCGGGTGGCCGCTTTCTTGATTAAGTACTACGGCACCGGTGCCAACGTGCCAAGCCTGTCGGATCCGGTCGATACCATCACCACGCGTGACCGGCTGGCGCTGGTCACCGTGGTGATCAAGGGCACGCCCTACGTCATCGTGGACATCGGCCTACGCATGCTCAAGCCGCACGAGCTGTACCGCGCCCAAGGCTTCCCGGCGGACTACATCATCGATCGCACCGCCAACGGCACGCCGCTCACCACCAGCGCCGCCGTGCGCATGGTCGGCAATAGCGTCAGCCCGCCGCCGCTGCGCGCCCTAGCCGTGGCCAACCTGGACCCAGTCGCCGCGCCGATGGCGGTGGCGGCGTGA
- a CDS encoding phage regulatory CII family protein, which produces MRSISGGGMTCARSDIYWRDAAYNAVMKMPGSVNAAAAYLTERRGVSIKGETLRKKLRGLDGESISMEMLEMLTEWMMELTAGTPVATDWILSLAAQFNLAVDHVPAAPEAGWPDEIAAIRDKLLHVSKFCGQLSAVALDVLADNRVTLAEADRMLDALQALRTMCHRMERNLRRALKKGRRRE; this is translated from the coding sequence ATGCGCAGCATTTCAGGGGGCGGCATGACCTGCGCTCGCTCGGATATCTACTGGCGCGATGCGGCATACAACGCCGTCATGAAGATGCCCGGCAGCGTGAACGCTGCTGCTGCCTATTTGACCGAGCGGCGCGGCGTCAGCATCAAGGGCGAGACGCTGCGTAAGAAGCTGCGCGGCCTCGACGGCGAGTCCATCTCCATGGAAATGCTGGAGATGCTGACGGAATGGATGATGGAACTGACTGCAGGCACCCCGGTCGCCACTGACTGGATCCTGTCACTGGCCGCGCAGTTCAATCTGGCTGTGGATCACGTGCCTGCCGCCCCAGAGGCTGGATGGCCCGATGAAATAGCGGCCATTAGGGACAAGCTGCTGCACGTGTCCAAATTCTGTGGGCAGTTGTCGGCTGTTGCGCTGGATGTTCTGGCCGACAACCGGGTGACGCTGGCCGAGGCAGACAGGATGCTCGATGCACTCCAGGCATTGCGCACGATGTGCCACCGCATGGAACGCAACCTGCGCAGGGCATTGAAGAAAGGTCGGCGGCGTGAGTGA
- a CDS encoding MerR family transcriptional regulator: MLDPGSNRELPPIPAKRYFTIGEVSELCDVKPHVLRYWETEFPSLEPAKRRGNRRYYQRHDVLMVRQIRGLLYEQGYTIGGARLRLEGAGARDESTLSNQIIKQTRMELEEVLQLLRR, from the coding sequence ATGCTGGATCCGGGCAGTAACCGCGAACTTCCGCCGATACCGGCAAAGCGCTACTTCACCATTGGTGAAGTCAGCGAGCTTTGCGATGTCAAACCGCACGTGCTGCGCTACTGGGAAACCGAGTTTCCCAGCCTGGAACCGGCCAAGCGCCGCGGCAACCGCCGCTACTACCAGCGCCACGACGTGCTGATGGTGCGCCAGATCCGCGGCCTGCTCTACGAGCAGGGCTACACCATCGGCGGCGCGCGCCTGCGCCTGGAAGGTGCCGGTGCCCGCGACGAATCGACGCTGAGCAACCAGATCATCAAGCAGACGCGGATGGAGCTGGAAGAAGTGCTGCAATTGCTTCGTCGCTGA
- a CDS encoding Cro/CI family transcriptional regulator, whose protein sequence is MNQTVTKKQAIEAYGSVAGLADALGITRSAIYQWPDGPIAEVHALRLLYVLRPSGLPVALIQGAACGS, encoded by the coding sequence ATGAACCAGACCGTCACGAAGAAGCAGGCTATCGAGGCATACGGAAGTGTTGCCGGGCTCGCCGATGCATTGGGCATCACGAGGTCGGCGATCTACCAATGGCCCGATGGGCCAATTGCTGAAGTCCATGCGCTGAGGCTTCTGTATGTCCTTCGGCCATCCGGGTTACCGGTTGCCCTGATTCAGGGTGCAGCATGCGGCAGCTGA
- a CDS encoding phage terminase large subunit family protein, with protein sequence MSGSVAQRLTTVLARSLQPRRPMTVSQWCDEHMRLSSKGSSKPGRWVTDRNPPLREPMDNMSARSPVHDQACKFPIQFGKSQVATNSIAYWMDYAPAPIMYALPGEASMNKWVNQKLNPMIEVCQAVRKALSSTASRDSSNQRTFKDFAGGQLYVEHMGSPQRLKSTTVKNLVVDEIDEAPQVLLTGDDPVKMLDGRTSSFPTTYKRLYISTPGIAGLSRIDRLYEKSDQRRYHVPCPHCGHFQHLQWSGLHWSPDAKHAWYACSDCGACIEEHHKSDMIAAGRWVAANPDSPIRGYHINCLYYQFGLGPRWVDLVREWLDAQNDPAALKTFINDRLAETWEDPKMRSVKHNVISDRAEPYRLRHAPRGVLAITVGVDTQDDRLAVHMIGWGRGMTAWTLDYVELQGDPAEEAVWLALTDLLNRPIEREDGVMLRSVATAIDAGGHRTEAVKNYVRQRKVTRVMCIFGAVPNNAPILSKGKLADVTWNDKTDKRGIIINHVGTVAAKHYLYSRLAADAERQADARLVRFSEELPAEFYPGLVSEVYNPVKNRFEKRVVRNEPLDTWVYAYAAAHHSEVRLHRYTKADWDALETRLAATVAPSDSRETSGALAKPVVADSRGTSKPARRRGGWAESN encoded by the coding sequence ATGAGCGGATCCGTTGCCCAGCGCTTGACCACGGTCCTGGCGCGGTCGCTTCAGCCGCGACGCCCGATGACCGTCTCCCAGTGGTGCGATGAGCACATGCGCCTGTCCAGCAAGGGAAGCAGCAAGCCAGGGCGGTGGGTGACCGACCGCAACCCGCCGCTGCGCGAGCCGATGGACAACATGTCCGCGCGGAGCCCGGTTCACGATCAAGCCTGCAAGTTCCCCATCCAGTTCGGCAAGAGCCAGGTGGCCACCAACTCGATTGCGTACTGGATGGACTACGCCCCTGCGCCGATCATGTACGCGCTGCCGGGTGAGGCATCCATGAACAAGTGGGTGAACCAGAAGCTCAACCCGATGATCGAGGTGTGCCAGGCGGTGCGCAAAGCACTGAGCAGCACCGCCAGCCGGGACAGCTCGAACCAGCGCACCTTCAAGGACTTCGCCGGCGGGCAGCTGTACGTGGAGCACATGGGTAGCCCCCAGCGGCTGAAGTCCACGACCGTTAAGAACCTGGTGGTGGATGAGATCGACGAGGCGCCCCAGGTGCTGCTGACGGGTGACGACCCGGTCAAGATGCTGGACGGCCGCACGTCGTCCTTCCCGACCACGTACAAGCGCCTTTACATCAGTACCCCGGGCATCGCGGGGCTCAGCCGAATCGACAGGCTGTACGAGAAGTCGGACCAGCGTCGATACCACGTGCCTTGCCCGCACTGCGGTCACTTCCAGCACCTGCAGTGGAGCGGACTGCACTGGTCGCCGGACGCCAAGCATGCGTGGTATGCGTGCAGCGACTGCGGTGCCTGCATCGAAGAGCATCACAAGTCGGACATGATCGCCGCTGGCCGGTGGGTGGCCGCAAACCCTGACTCGCCCATCCGCGGCTACCACATCAACTGTCTTTACTATCAGTTCGGGCTGGGGCCGCGCTGGGTAGATCTGGTGCGGGAGTGGCTCGACGCGCAGAACGATCCGGCTGCGCTGAAGACCTTCATCAACGACCGACTGGCCGAGACTTGGGAAGACCCCAAGATGCGGTCGGTCAAGCACAACGTAATCTCCGACCGGGCCGAACCGTACAGGCTGCGGCATGCGCCGCGCGGGGTTCTTGCAATCACTGTCGGCGTGGATACCCAAGACGACCGTCTCGCCGTCCATATGATCGGCTGGGGCAGGGGAATGACGGCTTGGACACTGGATTACGTTGAGCTGCAGGGAGACCCTGCGGAAGAGGCGGTATGGCTTGCACTTACCGACCTGCTCAATCGGCCGATCGAGCGAGAGGACGGGGTCATGCTGCGGTCGGTTGCCACCGCCATTGATGCCGGTGGTCATCGCACTGAGGCCGTCAAGAACTATGTGCGGCAGCGCAAAGTTACTCGCGTTATGTGCATCTTCGGTGCTGTCCCCAACAACGCGCCGATCCTGTCGAAAGGCAAGCTGGCGGACGTGACCTGGAACGATAAGACGGACAAGCGCGGCATCATCATCAACCACGTCGGCACCGTCGCGGCGAAGCACTACTTGTACAGCCGGCTGGCAGCGGACGCCGAGCGTCAAGCCGATGCGAGGCTTGTCCGGTTCAGCGAAGAGCTTCCGGCCGAGTTCTACCCAGGCCTGGTGTCGGAGGTCTACAACCCAGTCAAGAACCGGTTTGAGAAGCGCGTCGTGAGAAACGAACCGCTGGACACATGGGTGTATGCCTATGCCGCGGCACACCACTCGGAGGTGCGTCTGCACCGGTATACCAAGGCGGATTGGGATGCACTCGAGACTCGCCTGGCCGCGACCGTAGCACCTTCTGATTCCCGTGAAACATCGGGCGCGCTTGCTAAGCCGGTCGTTGCGGATTCCCGTGGAACATCCAAGCCTGCGCGCCGTCGTGGCGGCTGGGCCGAGTCGAACTGA
- a CDS encoding ImmA/IrrE family metallo-endopeptidase yields the protein MSTFNKEILRTVRQARGKSQSQLAADARVSQAAVSKLEAGLITDPSDEVVDKLAAAVDFPKSIFFESDRSFGLPISLHGNAMYRRKASTGNRALEKLEADLNIRLMHIRRLLAAADIEAQLLLPALDPDEYDGDIELIAEMMRRTWGLPNGPLHNLTDHIERAGIVVIECDMSSIGVDGLTIRTLGAPPCIFIDSNAPGDRQRFTLAHELGHLVMHSVPSSTMEEEANQFASALLMPRRDIRPYLLDRITIQKLAALKPIWRVSMASLLMRCQSIGLVQPSQAQYLWRQMSAMGYRRAEPDSIAVAREPTKVLKEIVNLHLQELGYTAGELAKSLHMHPEELRLLYGVEDQEKPVRRLRSVS from the coding sequence ATGTCCACCTTCAACAAAGAGATCCTTCGGACCGTGCGCCAGGCTCGGGGCAAGAGCCAGTCGCAGCTAGCCGCTGACGCACGCGTGTCCCAAGCAGCGGTATCGAAACTCGAGGCGGGACTGATCACCGACCCGTCCGACGAGGTCGTAGATAAGCTCGCTGCGGCGGTCGATTTCCCAAAATCTATCTTTTTCGAGTCTGACCGCTCTTTCGGCCTGCCGATTAGCCTTCACGGTAATGCTATGTATCGGCGAAAGGCGAGCACGGGCAACCGCGCATTAGAAAAGCTGGAAGCGGACCTCAACATCCGCCTCATGCATATCCGCCGGTTGCTGGCTGCGGCAGATATCGAAGCGCAGTTGCTTCTGCCGGCACTTGATCCGGATGAGTACGATGGCGACATCGAGCTGATCGCAGAGATGATGCGCCGAACATGGGGCCTGCCCAACGGCCCGCTGCACAACCTCACCGACCACATCGAGCGCGCGGGTATCGTCGTCATAGAATGTGATATGTCGTCCATTGGCGTTGACGGGCTGACCATCAGAACGCTTGGTGCCCCGCCCTGCATCTTCATCGACAGCAACGCCCCTGGTGATCGTCAGCGCTTTACGCTTGCGCATGAACTTGGCCATCTGGTCATGCATAGCGTTCCTTCGTCAACCATGGAGGAGGAGGCCAATCAGTTCGCAAGCGCGCTGTTGATGCCCCGGCGCGACATACGGCCGTACCTGCTCGATCGGATCACGATTCAGAAGCTCGCGGCACTTAAGCCAATTTGGCGTGTCTCGATGGCCTCGCTGTTGATGCGTTGTCAGTCCATTGGCCTTGTGCAGCCAAGCCAAGCCCAATACCTGTGGAGGCAGATGAGCGCGATGGGATATCGTCGCGCTGAGCCGGATAGCATTGCCGTCGCACGTGAGCCAACGAAGGTACTGAAAGAAATCGTCAACCTTCACCTGCAGGAGCTTGGCTACACGGCGGGGGAGCTCGCCAAATCGCTCCATATGCACCCCGAAGAATTGCGCCTGTTGTACGGGGTTGAGGATCAGGAGAAGCCTGTGCGAAGGCTCCGATCCGTGAGCTGA
- a CDS encoding tyrosine-type recombinase/integrase: MTPRPRSKARQGWPANLYPNRDGYKYRHPTTKKETWMGTDKAKAFAAAKKLNALLMPTNDLVDRVIGSKETVADAIAVFRRDDIPGRKWAPKTAEVYESVIRRIEAGIGARPVEQVTVKDCAEFIRAVTASDRARQQFRLVLGWILGCAVQEGWIDTNPVLATRRFQHERKRTRLTKEIYDSVWDHAEPWLRLAMDLSLVTLLRREDIVSLKFSDVRDGFLWVVPQKTEGTSLVKLKIRISEQLATLLSQARDSVVSPYVVHRLPDRARPSDKRASARVHHTQVMPEQLTRAFQDAREAAGVAGDNPPSFHEIRSLGGALVRDSGWTTEEVQALMGHASKSMTDHYLDGHDAPWTEVAPALTLGR, translated from the coding sequence ATGACACCACGACCACGCAGCAAGGCCCGCCAAGGCTGGCCGGCGAACCTCTATCCGAACCGCGATGGCTACAAGTACCGTCACCCGACCACAAAGAAGGAAACGTGGATGGGGACCGACAAGGCCAAGGCATTTGCCGCTGCCAAGAAGCTAAATGCGCTGCTGATGCCGACGAATGACCTAGTCGATCGGGTGATCGGCTCAAAGGAAACAGTCGCCGATGCAATTGCAGTGTTCCGCCGGGACGATATCCCTGGGCGGAAGTGGGCCCCGAAGACGGCCGAGGTGTATGAGAGCGTGATCCGTCGCATCGAAGCCGGCATAGGTGCTCGGCCGGTCGAACAGGTCACGGTCAAGGACTGCGCAGAGTTCATCCGCGCGGTCACGGCCTCCGATCGCGCGCGCCAACAGTTCCGCCTGGTGCTGGGCTGGATCCTAGGCTGCGCCGTACAGGAAGGTTGGATCGACACCAACCCGGTACTGGCCACCCGCCGGTTCCAGCACGAGAGAAAGCGAACTCGCCTAACGAAGGAGATTTACGACAGCGTCTGGGACCATGCCGAGCCATGGCTCCGGCTTGCGATGGACCTGTCACTGGTCACGCTGCTCCGGCGCGAGGACATCGTATCTCTCAAGTTCTCCGACGTGCGCGACGGCTTCCTGTGGGTCGTCCCTCAGAAAACCGAGGGTACTTCATTGGTGAAGTTGAAGATCAGGATCAGCGAACAGCTAGCCACTCTTCTCTCGCAGGCTCGCGACTCGGTGGTGTCCCCGTACGTGGTTCACCGGCTCCCTGACCGGGCTCGGCCATCGGACAAGCGTGCTTCAGCACGCGTGCACCACACCCAGGTCATGCCGGAGCAGCTGACCCGAGCGTTTCAGGATGCACGTGAGGCAGCGGGTGTCGCTGGCGACAATCCGCCAAGCTTCCATGAAATCCGAAGCCTGGGCGGCGCCTTGGTCCGCGATTCGGGCTGGACGACTGAAGAGGTGCAAGCATTGATGGGGCATGCTTCTAAGTCGATGACAGACCACTACCTGGATGGGCACGACGCCCCGTGGACGGAGGTAGCGCCCGCGCTCACGCTCGGCCGTTAG
- a CDS encoding helix-turn-helix domain-containing protein, translated as MHLLTTEKWLDRYFDKASRPSTPTLQRWLRDGKIPAKKVGGTWFIDEHAWLADGDDLVERVLQAG; from the coding sequence ATGCACCTGCTGACCACAGAAAAATGGCTAGATCGATACTTCGACAAGGCAAGTCGGCCAAGTACTCCCACTCTCCAGCGCTGGCTTCGAGATGGGAAGATCCCCGCAAAAAAGGTCGGCGGCACTTGGTTTATTGACGAACACGCATGGCTCGCAGACGGGGATGACCTCGTTGAGCGCGTCCTCCAGGCTGGATGA
- a CDS encoding S24 family peptidase, producing MTMTLADRLILARRESGYDDTKPAAEKAGITPSALYQLESGKTKSLHGGTAVQLAKVYPGFRIEWLIAGEGPMRAGEHSAQVHVSAGETPAGYVRLPLLSMEGEMGVGAINDDPPEVVQHLDVAEWWARQNLPHSLDRVRIITARGDSMAGVINHGDVVFVDAEAPYYDGEGIYVFNWQGRALIKRLAPNLRSGNLQILSANNSAYPPEDVPPGEIDQLHIAGRVLAWLTLKRF from the coding sequence ATGACGATGACTCTCGCTGACCGCCTGATCCTTGCACGCAGGGAATCAGGCTACGACGACACCAAACCGGCGGCAGAAAAGGCCGGCATCACGCCATCTGCCCTCTACCAGCTCGAAAGCGGCAAGACTAAGAGCCTGCACGGCGGGACCGCCGTCCAGTTAGCCAAGGTGTATCCCGGGTTTCGCATCGAGTGGCTGATCGCGGGCGAAGGCCCTATGCGTGCTGGGGAGCACAGCGCCCAAGTCCACGTCTCAGCCGGTGAAACCCCTGCGGGCTACGTTCGCCTTCCGCTGTTAAGCATGGAGGGCGAAATGGGTGTCGGTGCAATCAATGATGACCCGCCGGAGGTGGTCCAACATCTAGACGTTGCCGAATGGTGGGCCAGGCAGAACTTGCCGCATAGCCTTGATCGCGTGAGGATCATCACCGCGCGGGGAGACAGCATGGCTGGCGTGATCAACCATGGAGATGTTGTCTTCGTGGACGCTGAGGCTCCCTACTACGACGGCGAAGGCATCTACGTCTTCAACTGGCAGGGGCGAGCTCTCATTAAGCGACTCGCACCCAATCTTCGGTCGGGGAACCTGCAAATCCTTTCAGCGAACAATTCGGCCTACCCGCCTGAGGACGTGCCTCCTGGGGAGATTGACCAGCTACACATTGCCGGCAGGGTGCTGGCATGGCTCACGCTCAAACGTTTCTAG